DNA from Streptomyces luteogriseus:
GACGAGCTCGCCGCTCTCGGACAGGTCGTCGTTGATGGCGCCCATGTACGCGAACATGGTCTTCAGCTCCTCCTCGCTCCAGGCCGGGGAGTTCGCCGACGCCGTGCCGCGCATGGCTTCGTAGTCCGCCTGTGTGCCCTGCACCATGACCAGGTACTTCATCAGTCCGCTCCTTCGGCTCTCACCGCCCCGGTGGGCGGTTCTTCACAAGGGACGTCGGAGCCGGGCCGCGCATCTCGACACGTGCTCAGGGCTTTTCCGCGGCGGATTCTCCCGAGGCCGGTTCGGGCGGGCTCTCGGCGGGCGGGGCGGTGACCTCGGTGGGCCGGTCGTCGCCCGGAGACCCGTCGCCTTCCTGGAACCGGTCGCCTTTCAGGGACCGGTCCCTTTTCAGGGGCCGGGTGTCCTCGCCGGTATCGCCGCGGACGGCGCCTTCCGCGTCGTAGGCACCGCACTCGGGGTTGCGGCACGGGCCCGCCACCCAGAGCGGGACCCATGTGCCCAGCGTCTTGTGGCGCCGGACGACTGTTTCCACTGGCTGTCCGCAGGCCGGACAGACGTGTCGTTCGCTGCCCATGACCTCAGGGTAGGCCGGTCGGAAGCTGAGCGCTTCCTGTTGTACGCGCGCACCAGCGCGCCGTTGCCGAACGTGCGCACCGACTTCAGGGTGTGGACAGGGCCAGGAGGCTGTGCAGACTCGGCCTACGCGGGCCGGCGCGGCCTGGGTTCGCGCCACATGGGCCACATCGCCGGGCCGTCCGGGAGGTCGAGGGCCGGGCCGGCGGGCTCGAAGCCGAGGCGCTCGTACAGCTTGCGGCTGCGGGCGTTGCTGGCCTCCAGGTACGCGGGCAGCCCCTCGCGGTCGCAGCGGTCGAGGACGGCCTCGATCAGCGCGGTGCCGAGGCCCTCGCCCTGGCGGCCGGGCGCCACACCGATCATCCACAGGTACTCGTGGGCCCGCCCGGTGGGATGGACGGCGGCCGTCAGCCGTCCGATCGCCTCGATGCGCTCGTTGTCCGGGTCGACGGCCTCCCGCACCTGGGCCGGACCTTCGTCCTCGGCATCGCCGTCCAGGTCGTCGTGGCCCTCGTCGGCGGGCATGGAGAGCCACAGCGCGCAGGCGGAACCGTCCTCCATGACATCGATGCGGCCGGCCGCGAGCACGATGTCGATGAAGGCGGCCATGAGTCCGGGGTGCTTGGCACGACGGTCCTCCGCGCCCGGGAAGACCCAGCCGCTCACGGGGTCGTCCTGGAACGCCTCGTCCAGAAGCCGGACGATCAGCTCCCTGTCCCCTTCGCCCGCCGTCCGGATGGCCACACCCATGCCCCGCCCCTTCGCTCGACCCGACGGGCGTCGATCGTAGGGGCGTTGGCCCCCGCGGAGGGATGCGAGCAGGATCTTGGCGGGATTCAGTCGAACGTTTGCCCAAACTCTGTCGATGCGCGCACCGGTGCAGGAGCCGCTGCGGCAAGAGGCGGGCCCCGCACACCGTGGGGCAGTGCGGGACCCGCCGACCGGAGGCCGGAGACCGTGCGGGGTCAGGAGCCGCACGGCCCCGGCACTCCGGGGCTCTTCCTTCGGTCGCCCGAAGGCTGTCATCTGTGCCGCCGGTCGACGGCCGGCCACGGTCGGGCGTCGGCCACTGCCGGTCGGCGCTATCGGTCGTCGACTCCTGCCGGCCGGCACCACCGGTCGTCAACCGGTCCGCCGCGTCACGAACTCGGCAAGCGCCAGCAGACCGCCCGCCGCCTCCGGGTCCGGCACCGCTCGGGCCAGCTGCTGCATCGCCCGTGCCATCCGGTCGGCCGCCTCGCCCTGCGCCCAGTCGCGGCCGCCCGCGCGCTCGACGGTCAGGGCGATGTGGTCCAGGTCCCCCTCGTCGCCGGGTCGGGCGTACAGTCCGGCGAGCTCGGCCGCCGCCGGTGTGCCGGAGGCGAAGGCCGCCACCACCGGCAACGACTTCTTCCGGGCGGCCAGGTCGGCACCGACGGGCTTCCCGGTGCGGCT
Protein-coding regions in this window:
- a CDS encoding GNAT family N-acetyltransferase, which translates into the protein MGVAIRTAGEGDRELIVRLLDEAFQDDPVSGWVFPGAEDRRAKHPGLMAAFIDIVLAAGRIDVMEDGSACALWLSMPADEGHDDLDGDAEDEGPAQVREAVDPDNERIEAIGRLTAAVHPTGRAHEYLWMIGVAPGRQGEGLGTALIEAVLDRCDREGLPAYLEASNARSRKLYERLGFEPAGPALDLPDGPAMWPMWREPRPRRPA